One segment of Candidatus Methylomirabilis sp. DNA contains the following:
- a CDS encoding type II toxin-antitoxin system HicA family toxin → MSKDTVLERVLSRTSDANIRFDDLCHLLRSLGFEMRVHSSHHIFRKGGVEEKINLQREGSEAKPYQVRQVRAVILKYGLGGQTS, encoded by the coding sequence ATGAGCAAGGACACGGTGCTGGAGCGCGTCCTCAGTCGGACCTCCGACGCGAACATCCGGTTTGATGATCTGTGTCACTTGCTCAGGAGCCTTGGTTTTGAGATGCGCGTCCATAGCAGTCACCACATCTTCCGCAAGGGAGGAGTAGAGGAGAAGATCAATCTTCAGCGCGAGGGCAGTGAGGCGAAGCCATACCAAGTGCGTCAGGTGCGGGCCGTGATCCTGAAGTATGGGCTTGGAGGTCAGACGTCATGA
- a CDS encoding type II toxin-antitoxin system HicB family antitoxin: MNKYEIIIYWSEEDQVFVADVPELPGCSAHGATHEAALTNAQEAIRLWIDTAREFGDPIPVPKGRRLIFA; the protein is encoded by the coding sequence ATGAACAAGTACGAGATAATCATCTATTGGAGTGAAGAAGATCAGGTATTCGTCGCAGACGTACCCGAGTTGCCTGGCTGTTCGGCGCACGGCGCAACGCACGAGGCCGCACTGACCAATGCTCAAGAGGCCATCCGCCTCTGGATCGATACGGCGCGAGAATTCGGTGATCCTATTCCCGTACCGAAGGGGCGGCGACTGATCTTCGCGTAG
- a CDS encoding HigA family addiction module antitoxin translates to MSIPNTRERKVRPTHPGEMLREDFLPDYGLTVSGFAKALGVSRQTANELLRERRAVSPPMALCLSRLFGTSPEFWLNAQRAVDLWDATKSIKKRIERITPLNAA, encoded by the coding sequence ATGAGCATCCCGAATACAAGGGAAAGGAAGGTTCGCCCAACCCATCCCGGAGAGATGCTTCGCGAGGATTTTCTTCCGGATTATGGGCTGACGGTGAGCGGATTTGCAAAGGCTCTGGGGGTGTCGCGCCAGACCGCCAACGAGTTGCTCCGCGAGCGTCGCGCCGTGAGTCCTCCTATGGCCTTGTGTCTTTCCCGGTTGTTCGGCACCAGCCCAGAGTTTTGGCTCAACGCTCAACGAGCCGTTGACCTTTGGGATGCGACAAAGTCGATTAAGAAGAGGATTGAGCGAATTACTCCGTTAAATGCCGCATAA
- the aroF gene encoding 3-deoxy-7-phosphoheptulonate synthase, translating into MIVILKPNATEAEIALVVKKIESFGLAAHISKGTERTIIGAIGDERVLQEGPLEAFPFVEQVLPVLKPYKLASREFKPDGSIVNVDGVLVGGKQVVVMAGPCAVENRDNLLQVARCVKDAGGHILRGGAYKPRTSPYTFQGLGEEGLAYLSEAKRETGLPIATELMDARDAPQVYQCADLIQIGARNMQNFKLLKEVGCRRKPVLLKRGLSCTVKDLLLAAEYILSEGNYDVILCERGIRTFEDATRNTLDLSAVPLIKRLSHLPVVVDPSHATGKWHLVSPMALAAVAAGADGIMVEIHPHPEEALSDGPQALLPSTFEKLMDDLSRVAKAVGRSL; encoded by the coding sequence ATGATCGTTATTTTGAAACCAAACGCGACTGAGGCCGAGATTGCCTTGGTCGTCAAGAAGATCGAAAGCTTTGGCTTGGCCGCCCACATCTCGAAAGGGACGGAGCGGACCATCATCGGCGCGATCGGCGACGAGCGGGTTCTGCAGGAGGGACCATTAGAGGCATTCCCCTTTGTGGAACAGGTCCTGCCTGTACTGAAGCCGTACAAACTGGCGAGCCGTGAATTCAAGCCCGACGGCTCGATTGTCAACGTCGACGGGGTGCTGGTTGGTGGCAAACAGGTCGTCGTCATGGCCGGGCCGTGCGCCGTCGAGAATCGGGATAACCTGCTGCAGGTCGCCAGGTGCGTGAAGGATGCCGGAGGGCACATCCTGCGAGGTGGCGCCTATAAGCCTCGGACCTCCCCGTATACCTTTCAAGGTCTTGGTGAAGAGGGGCTGGCCTATTTGTCAGAGGCCAAGAGGGAGACCGGCTTGCCGATCGCGACCGAGCTGATGGACGCCAGGGACGCCCCCCAGGTCTATCAGTGCGCCGATCTGATCCAGATCGGGGCGCGGAACATGCAGAACTTCAAGCTCCTGAAGGAGGTGGGGTGCCGTCGAAAGCCGGTCCTCTTGAAGCGGGGGCTGAGCTGTACCGTCAAAGATCTGTTGCTTGCGGCCGAGTACATCTTGTCGGAGGGCAACTACGACGTCATCCTGTGTGAACGCGGGATCAGGACCTTTGAAGACGCTACCCGTAACACCCTGGATCTGTCGGCGGTCCCCCTGATCAAGCGGCTTTCGCACCTGCCGGTGGTTGTCGACCCGAGCCATGCAACGGGCAAATGGCACCTGGTCTCGCCGATGGCCTTGGCTGCGGTGGCTGCCGGTGCCGACGGCATCATGGTAGAGATTCATCCCCACCCGGAGGAAGCCCTGTCCGATGGACCGCAGGCGCTGCTGCCCAGCACATTCGAGAAATTGATGGACGATCTCAGCAGGGTAGCCAAGGCCGTAGGGCGGTCGCTGTGA